The following are from one region of the Mycolicibacterium helvum genome:
- a CDS encoding DUF3052 domain-containing protein — protein MVAEGGPPGYAQKLGVQKDQVVQELGWDEDSDDDIRADVEDASGGELLDEDADEVVDVVLLWWRDGDGDLVDRLMDAIAPLADDGIIWVLTPKTGKPGHVLPAEIAESAPTAGLMQTSSANLGDWSASRLVQPKSKAAGRHS, from the coding sequence GTGGTCGCGGAGGGTGGCCCCCCGGGTTACGCCCAGAAGTTGGGTGTTCAAAAAGATCAGGTCGTGCAGGAACTGGGCTGGGACGAGGACAGCGACGACGATATTCGCGCCGACGTCGAGGATGCCAGTGGCGGGGAACTGCTCGACGAGGATGCTGACGAGGTCGTCGACGTGGTGCTGCTGTGGTGGCGCGACGGTGACGGTGACCTGGTAGATCGGCTCATGGACGCAATAGCGCCGCTGGCCGACGATGGCATTATCTGGGTGTTGACACCCAAGACCGGCAAGCCCGGGCACGTGCTTCCCGCTGAGATCGCCGAATCGGCGCCGACCGCGGGATTGATGCAGACCTCCTCGGCCAATCTGGGGGACTGGAGCGCAAGCCGGTTGGTGCAGCCGAAGTCGAAGGCGGCCGGGAGGCACTCGTGA